The Phocoena sinus isolate mPhoSin1 chromosome 12, mPhoSin1.pri, whole genome shotgun sequence genome includes a window with the following:
- the CD164 gene encoding sialomucin core protein 24 isoform X2 — MSGLFRLLLLAAGCLASLCVMTAAQNTTPASNTTTSSVLPTNTTTAPVPPPTFPTVTTPAPEICESRNNCVSCFDPNAANTTCFWIECKGKSYCSDNSTVSDCKVVNSTEFCTVPTATPLPTNSTAKTTTLPSPSTASTTATTSGTTNTTVTPTSQPARKSTFDAASFIGGIVLVLGVQAVIFFLYKFCKSKERNYHTL; from the exons ATGTCGGGGCTCTTTCGCCTGCTGCTTTTGGCCGCTGGCTGCCTGGCCTCGCTTTGCGTGATGACCGCAGCTCAGAACACCACCCCGGCCTCGAACACGACTACATCCTCGGTTCTACCGACCAACACCACGACAGCGCCGGTGCCGCCGCCGACCTTCCCGACGGTCACCACTCCAGCACCAG AAATCTGTGAAAGCCGCAACAACTGTGTTTCCTGTTTTGATCCTAATGCTGCTAATACTACCTGCTTTTGGATAGAGTGTAAAG GTAAAAGCTACTGTTCAGATAATTCAACAGTTAGTGATTGCAAGGTGGTGAACAGCACCGAATTCTGTACTG tgccCACTGCCACACCATTGCCAACCAATTCTACAG CTAAAACCACAACTCTGCCTTCCCCTTCTACAGCTTCCACCACAGCTACTACATCAG GTACAACTAATACCACTGTAACTCCGACTTCACAACCTGCACGGAAGTCTACGTTTGATGCAGCCAGTTTCATTGGAGGAATTGTCCTTGTCTTGGGTGTGCaggctgtaattttctttctctataaattcTGCAAATCTAAAGAACGAAACTACCACACTCTGTAA
- the CD164 gene encoding sialomucin core protein 24 isoform X1 — translation MSGLFRLLLLAAGCLASLCVMTAAQNTTPASNTTTSSVLPTNTTTAPVPPPTFPTVTTPAPEICESRNNCVSCFDPNAANTTCFWIECKGKSYCSDNSTVSDCKVVNSTEFCTVPTATPLPTNSTAKTTTLPSPSTASTTATTSAKPFCLHKKKYRTVVINFKAGQLIQPQEPVFICYSSTTNTTVTPTSQPARKSTFDAASFIGGIVLVLGVQAVIFFLYKFCKSKERNYHTL, via the exons ATGTCGGGGCTCTTTCGCCTGCTGCTTTTGGCCGCTGGCTGCCTGGCCTCGCTTTGCGTGATGACCGCAGCTCAGAACACCACCCCGGCCTCGAACACGACTACATCCTCGGTTCTACCGACCAACACCACGACAGCGCCGGTGCCGCCGCCGACCTTCCCGACGGTCACCACTCCAGCACCAG AAATCTGTGAAAGCCGCAACAACTGTGTTTCCTGTTTTGATCCTAATGCTGCTAATACTACCTGCTTTTGGATAGAGTGTAAAG GTAAAAGCTACTGTTCAGATAATTCAACAGTTAGTGATTGCAAGGTGGTGAACAGCACCGAATTCTGTACTG tgccCACTGCCACACCATTGCCAACCAATTCTACAG CTAAAACCACAACTCTGCCTTCCCCTTCTACAGCTTCCACCACAGCTACTACATCAG CGAAGCCATTCTGTCTTcacaagaagaaatacagaacagttgtaattaattttaaagctGGCCAACTTATACAGCCACAGGAACCAGTGTTTATTTGCTATTcca GTACAACTAATACCACTGTAACTCCGACTTCACAACCTGCACGGAAGTCTACGTTTGATGCAGCCAGTTTCATTGGAGGAATTGTCCTTGTCTTGGGTGTGCaggctgtaattttctttctctataaattcTGCAAATCTAAAGAACGAAACTACCACACTCTGTAA
- the CD164 gene encoding sialomucin core protein 24 isoform X3: MSGLFRLLLLAAGCLASLCVMTAAQNTTPASNTTTSSVLPTNTTTAPVPPPTFPTVTTPAPEICESRNNCVSCFDPNAANTTCFWIECKVPTATPLPTNSTAKTTTLPSPSTASTTATTSGTTNTTVTPTSQPARKSTFDAASFIGGIVLVLGVQAVIFFLYKFCKSKERNYHTL, encoded by the exons ATGTCGGGGCTCTTTCGCCTGCTGCTTTTGGCCGCTGGCTGCCTGGCCTCGCTTTGCGTGATGACCGCAGCTCAGAACACCACCCCGGCCTCGAACACGACTACATCCTCGGTTCTACCGACCAACACCACGACAGCGCCGGTGCCGCCGCCGACCTTCCCGACGGTCACCACTCCAGCACCAG AAATCTGTGAAAGCCGCAACAACTGTGTTTCCTGTTTTGATCCTAATGCTGCTAATACTACCTGCTTTTGGATAGAGTGTAAAG tgccCACTGCCACACCATTGCCAACCAATTCTACAG CTAAAACCACAACTCTGCCTTCCCCTTCTACAGCTTCCACCACAGCTACTACATCAG GTACAACTAATACCACTGTAACTCCGACTTCACAACCTGCACGGAAGTCTACGTTTGATGCAGCCAGTTTCATTGGAGGAATTGTCCTTGTCTTGGGTGTGCaggctgtaattttctttctctataaattcTGCAAATCTAAAGAACGAAACTACCACACTCTGTAA